A single genomic interval of Penicillium psychrofluorescens genome assembly, chromosome: 2 harbors:
- a CDS encoding uncharacterized protein (ID:PFLUO_002450-T1.cds;~source:funannotate), translating into MAPTQTVHHHRSTTKASHKPYKSKHASKSALKDKAKGKVEYAERGTRKTPHQQLMSKLDRRNQARQKQQVKHQEKAQATSIFTGQNGAPRHVAIVPLSADIDAVAAIRAINESVDVSADVSPDGPTRVRIDRFRQSVLYIPAKYDLLSSLDVCRMADFVVLVLSAEVEVEEEGELLLRSIESQGISNVMTVVQGLDKVNPAKKRPQVASSLKSFVNHFFPSVEKVMSLDARQECSNIIRSLCTATPKGIRWRDERSWMFIEQVQWPETNSETVDDVVVTGIVRGKGLKADRIAHIPGWGDMQIESITAAPLPITKNKREDAMTVDNKETTSVLDGPSADQDDMATIAPEEIEMEDDDMPSMADTERKGVLLDEHHYFSDDESHMPARPKRLPKGTSEYQSAWYIDDVSDSGSDLEDEDEEMVMDTAGAPEDGVFPDNHDAMTEGGPSEYPQSEMFLDPSPEDEAQQLEEYRASRRNEANEDLEFPDEVELHPNVLARERLARFRGLKNLKISPWELSEDRPFEPEDWRRLLQLGDYKGTKNRILREALVGGVNPGIRVDVHLKAVPSSLRTKPQPMALFSLLRHEHKHTVVNINMTLNGSVEQPLKSKEEVIVQVGPRRLVVNPIFSAGDNTPNNVHKFDRFLHPGRSAIATWIGPMTWGAVPVLVFKSKKPEDPEVLDTADANPQDILSLDQLELIGTGTVVAPDHGRVVAKRAILTGHPYKIHKKVVTVRYMFFNSEDVSWFKALQLWTRRGRSGFIKESLGTHGYFKATFDAKINPQDSVGISLYKRVFPRKAKALEDAVAV; encoded by the exons ATGGCGCCCACCCAGACggtgcaccaccaccgctcGACCACCAAGGCCTCCCACAAGCCCTACAAGTCCAAGCATGCCTCCAAGAGTGCTTTGAAGGACAAGGCAAAGG GCAAAGTCGAATACGCAGAGCGGGGCACTCGCAAAACCCCCCACCAGCAACTCATGTCGAAGCTCGATCGCCGCAACCAGGCCCGCCAGAAGCAGCAGGTGAAGCACCAGGAGAAGGCCCAGGCAACCAGTATTTTCACCGGTCAGAATGGTGCTCCTCGCCATGTCGCCATCGTGCCGCTATCCGCCGATATCgatgccgtcgccgccaTTCGCGCGATCAACGAGAGTGTTGATGTCTCCGCTGATGTCTCACCGGATGGACCAACTCGTGTGCGAATCGATCGTTTCCGACAGAGTGTGCTGTATATTCCGGCCAAATACGATTTGCTGAGCTCTTTGGATGTCTGCCGTATGGCTGATTTCGTCGTTCTGGTGCTCTCGGCTGAGgttgaggtcgaggaggagggagaacTTCTGCTGCGGTCAATTGAGAGCCAAGGCATCTCCAATGTTATGACGGTGGTGCAGGGCCTTGACAAAGTGAACCCGGCAAAGAAGAGGCCGCAGGTGGCGTCATCTCTGAAGTCCTTCGTCAACCACTTCTTCCCGTCCGTCGAGAAAGTCATGTCACTCGATGCGAGACAAGAATGCTCAAATATCATTCGCTCTCTCTGCACCGCAACCCCGAAGGGCATCCGCTGGCGCGATGAGCGTAGCTGGATGTTCATCGAACAAGTCCAGTGGCCAGAAACGAACTCGGAGACGGTGGACGATGTTGTGGTGACGGGAATTGTCCGTGGCAAGGGTCTGAAGGCAGACCGTATTGCGCATATTCCCGGCTGGGGCGATATGCAGATCGAATCTATTACGGCCGCACCGCTACCAATCACAAAGAACAAGCGGGAAGATGCTATGACTGTCGACAACAAAGAGACCACTTCTGTCCTGGATGGCCCCTCGGCGGATCAGGACGATATGGCTACGATTGCACCAGAGGAAATTGAGatggaggacgacgacatgCCCTCAATGGCTGATACCGAACGAAAGGGTGTTTTGCTCGACGAGCACCACTACTTTTCGGACGATGAATCACATATGCCGGCCCGACCGAAGCGGTTACCCAAGGGTACTTCCGAGTACCAGTCTGCATGGTATATTGACGATGTCTCGGATTCTGGGTCTGATttggaggacgaggatgaggagatggtgatGGACACCGCCGGAGCACCTGAGGATGGTGTATTCCCTGATAACCACGATGCCATGACCGAGGGTGGCCCGTCCGAGTACCCCCAGTCGGAGATGTTCCTTGACCCGTCTCCTGAAGACGAAGCCCAACAGCTGGAGGAATATCGGGCCAGTCGCCGGAACGAGGCCAATGAGGATCTCGAATTCCCCGATGAGGTTGAATTGCACCCCAACGTGTTGGCGAGGGAGCGCCTGGCTCGGTTCCGGGGATTGAAAAACCTCAAGATCAGCCCGTGGGAACTGTCCGAAGACCGTCCGTTTGAGCCGGAGGACTGGCGCCGATTGCTCCAGCTCGGTGACTACAAGGGCACCAAGAACAGAATTCTTCGTGAAGCTCTGGTCGGTGGTGTCAACCCGGGCATTCGCGTGGATGTGCATCTCAAGGCAGTGCCGTCCTCTCTTCGCACCAAACCTCAGCCGATGgcgctcttctctcttctccgacaCGAGCACAAGCACACTGTGGTCAACATTAACATGACTCTCAACGGAAGCGTCGAGCAGCCCCTCAAATCCAAGGAGGAGGTGATAGTGCAGGTCGGCCCCCGTCGACTGGTAGTCAACCCCATCTTCTCGGCCGGCGACAACACACCCAACAATGTGCATAAGTTTGACCGATTCCTGCACCCCGGCCGCAGCGCCATCGCAACCTGGATCGGGCCCATGACCTGGGGCGCAGTGCCCGTCCTTGTTTTCAAGAGCAAAAAACCCGAAGATCCCGAGGTCCTCGACACGGCAGACGCCAACCCCCAAGATATCTTGTctctggaccagctggagCTGATTGGTACCGGAACCGTTGTGGCACCGGATCACGGCCGTGTGGTTGCGAAGCGCGCCATCCTCACGGGCCACCCGTACAAGATTCACAAGAAGGTCGTCACGGTTCGGTACATGTTCTTCAACTCCGAGGACGTCAGCTGGTTCAAGGCTCTCCAGCTGTGGACCCGCCGGGGCCGCAGTGGTTTTATCAAGGAGAGCCTTGGTACCCACGGTTACTTCAAGGCCACCTTCGATGCGAAGATCAACCCGCAGGACTCGGTGGGTATCAGTTTGTACAAGCGTGTTTTCCCTCGCAAGGCGAAAGCGCTGGAGGATGCTGTTGCTGTCTAA
- a CDS encoding uncharacterized protein (ID:PFLUO_002451-T1.cds;~source:funannotate) has protein sequence MTDPRALLQKADKALSGASGGFSLFGGRTEKYENAADLYTQAANAFRVQKLNKEAGLAFEKAASIQAQNLNEPDDAANSNQEAFKVYRKIEPVEAARVLSAAIQHYVLRGNLRRAATQQQHLAEVYEVELGDNKKALEAYEQAADWFESDNAEALANKHYLKVADLAALEGDYYKSINHYERVGKSSVGNNLMRWSVKDYFLKAGICHLATKDLVESGRALESYRELDPTFASTREHQLLADLLEAVEKNDQESFSEKLYMFDRMSTLDQWKTTMLLRVKSNIEEAEEDFS, from the exons ATGACCGACCCCCGTGCTCTCCTGCAAAAG GCCGACAAAGCGCTCTCTGGTGCCTCAGGCGGCTTTAGCCTCTTCGGCGGACGCACCGAGAAGTACGAGAATGCCGCGGACTTGTACACACAGGCAGCAAATGCCTTTCGAGTCCAGAAACTGA ACAAGGAAGCCGGTCTAGCCTTCGAGAAAGCCGCCTCCATCCAAGCCCAGAACCTCAACGAGCCCGACGATGCCGCGAACTCCAACCAAGAAGCCTTTAAAGTGTACCGCAAGATAGAACCCGTCGAGGCTGCGCGCGTGCTCTCTGCCGCCATCCAGCACTATGTTCTGCGGGGAAACCTGCGCCGTGCCgcgacgcagcagcagcacctgGCCGAGGTGTATGAGGTGGAACTGGGTGATAACAAGAAGGCGTTAGAGGCCTACGAACAGGCTGCGGACTGGTTTGAGAGTGATAATGCTGAGGC ACTTGCAAACAAGCACTATCTCAAGGTcgccgatctggctgccTTGGAAGGGGACTACTACAAATCAATCAACCACTACGAGCGCGTGGGCAAGTCGTCCGTCGGGAACAATCTAATGAGGTGGTCTGTGAAGGACTATTTCCTCAAGGCTGGCATCTGCCACCTCGCCACAAAA GACTTGGTCGAGTCAGGCCGTGCCCTCGAATCGTACCGCGAGCTCGACCCGACCTTCGCCTCGACTAGGGAACACCAACTGCTCGCAGACCTGTTGGAAGCCGTTGAGAAGAACGACCAGGAGTCTTTCTCTGAAAAGCTGTACATGTTTGACCGGATGAGCACACTCGACCAGTGGAAGACGACTATGTTACTGCGGGTGAAGAGCAATatcgaggaggcggaggaggactTTTCGTAG
- a CDS encoding uncharacterized protein (ID:PFLUO_002452-T1.cds;~source:funannotate), whose product MASVRSRLLTRCRLNTAFSRFSSSKSNANLESILAEPSWSVRSLLPDRASQASSPSVTPKQLHHLLRLSALPQPASDEEERSMLQTLESQIHFVKEIQRVDATGVEPLRSIYDESPEAVKETTIGLDRLRDAMAQEQVTGRRRRVKRVPIAKNDRPDGNAWDGNALGSASKTKGPYFVVETGS is encoded by the coding sequence ATGGCCAGTGTTCGCTCTCGATTGTTGACACGCTGCCGGCTCAACACAGCCTTCTCTCgtttctcctcctccaaatccaaTGCAAATCTTGAGTCGATCCTCGCCGAGCCCAGCTGGTCTGTCCGCTCCCTGCTGCCTGACAGAGCCTCACAAGCCTCCTCGCCCTCAGTAACCCCCAAGCAActccaccatcttcttcgcctaTCGGCTCTTCCCCAGCCAGCcagcgatgaagaagaacgatCAATGCTACAAACCCTCGAGTCGCAGATCCACTTCGTGAAAGAGATCCAGCGCGTGGATGCGACTGGCGTGGAACCCCTGCGCAGTATCTACGATGAAAGTCCGGAGGCAGTGAAGGAGACCACTATTGGGCTTGATCGTCTCCGGGATGCCATGGCGCAGGAACAAGTGACGGGGCGACGGAGGCGAGTGAAGCGCGTGCCAATCGCAAAGAACGACCGACCCGATGGCAATGCCTGGGATGGAAATGCCCTTGGTTCGGCGTCCAAGACGAAGGGCCCTTATTTCGTTGTTGAGACGGGTAGCTGA
- a CDS encoding uncharacterized protein (ID:PFLUO_002453-T1.cds;~source:funannotate) encodes MAQDASMEEILWRSPPHVQMMGGFLHSNNILFYFAESPFFDPTSNNASLAIQANYNDAFRHFVETREAFEDRLKTMQGLEFIVAYDPLQAAAQSDTRFAHEPSNVWVVRKQNRRKRSGMDDEVTVLSTYFVVGDCIYMAPSVASVVGNRILSAVTSLSRLMKTASTLPTFTPSYGHTYMPPTRATDTTAAAAQQASQQSKETTPIPEASDSQPAGKAGLGVSTSSSSYQDTRSLAEAFNLLTRYGDEYMDENPLAGEPGSFILSRNGGETDRAAGPAKSASNKITGATTTGTSTPSGGPPGRVSTPQVRVETPGKASDKSSTPPSSAEHKGKRKKSKAVANS; translated from the exons ATGGCTCAAGATGCCTCCATGGAGGAAATCCTCTGGCGATCGCCGCCTCATGTCCAGATGATGGGCGGCTTCCTGCACTCCAACAACA TCCTCTTCTACTTTGCCGAATCCCCCTTCTTCGATCCCACCTCCAACAATGcttccctcgccatccaggccAACTACAACGACGCCTTCCGCCACTTCGTCGAGACCCGCGAAGCCTTCGAGGACCGCTTGAAGACAATGCAAGGGCTGGAGTTCATTGTCGCCTACGACCCATTGCAGGCGGCCGCGCAATCCGATACGCGCTTTGCGCACGAGCCGTCGAATGTCTGGGTCGTTCGGAAACAAAATCGGCGGAAGCGGAGTGGGATGGACGACGAGGTGACCGTGCTGTCGACGTACTTTGTCGTCGGCGACTGTATCTACATGGCACCCTCAGTCGCCAGCGTTGTGGGAAATCGAATT CTTTCGGCCGTCACTTCTCTCTCGCGACTTATGAAAACTGCCTCCACCCTGCCGACATTCACCCCTTCCTACGGACACACGTATATGCCACCCACGCGTGCTACCGATACTACAGCTGCTGCCGCCCAGCAAGCCTCCCAACAAAGCAAGGAAACCACTCCTATACCCGAAGCATCGGATTCACAACCAGCCGGCAAGGCAGGCCTGGGCGTCTcaacctccagctccagctaCCAGGACACACGGAGTCTCGCAGAGGCATTCAACCTGCTTACCCGGTACGGCGACGAATATATGGACGAGAATCCACTAGCGGGCGAGCCGGGCTCGTTCATCCTGTCGCGGAATGGCGGCGAGACGGATCGCGCGGCGGGACCGGCCAAATCAGCATCCAACAAAATCACAGGTGCGACGACAACGGGGACAAGTACCCCCTCTGGTGGACCGCCGGGGCGAGTGTCGACGCCGCAGGTGCGTGTGGAAACGCCGGGCAAAGCGTCGGATAAGAGCAGTACGCCGCCGAGCTCGGCGGAGCATaaggggaagaggaagaagagcaaagCTGTTGCCAACTCATGA
- a CDS encoding uncharacterized protein (ID:PFLUO_002454-T1.cds;~source:funannotate) produces MPAASSQDKPAVVCVFCGSSPGNNPAHMVAARALAQEFHKNNVQLVYGGGTSGLMGEVARSLVSLSGPKAVHGVIPRALVTISNKKNGARTGEIHAPPQPVAEGEGKAAERVVSDDTLDDGIPESEYGMTTIVPDMHTRKRMMATMVLEGGPGSGFVSLAGGFGTIEEVMEMTTWNQLGIHRVGVVLLNINGYWDGLLGWVRNAVAQGFISADNGEILAEARSPEEVCPKLLEYRVSNGRMQLNWGQE; encoded by the exons ATGCCTGCCGCCTCTTCTCAAGACAAGCCGGCCGTCGTCTGCGTATT CTGCGGCTCGAGCCCTGGCAATAATCCCGCGCATATGGTGGCCGCACGCGCACTCGCCCAAGAGTTCCACAAGAACAACGTGCAACTAGTCTACGGCGGCGGCACGAGCGGGCTGATGGGCGAGGTAGCCCGGTCGCTGGTCTCGCTCTCGGGCCCGAAAGCTGTGCACGGCGTGATCCCGCGGGCATTGGTGACGATAtccaacaagaagaacgggGCCAGGACCGGGGAGATTCATGCCCCGCCACAGCCCGTGGCTGAGGGCGAGGGCAAAGCTGCCGAGCGCGTGGTGTCGGATGACACCCTGGACGACGGCATTCCAGAGTCCGAGTACGGCATGACGACCATCGTGCCGGACATGCACACGCGCAAGCGCATGATGGCGACCATGGTGCTGGAGGGCGGGCCCGGGTCTGGATTTGTCTCGCTGGCGGGCGGATTCGGGACTATTgaagaggtgatggagatgacgacGTGGAACCAGCTGGGCATCCACAGGGTGGGTGTGGTGTTGTTGAACATCAACGGGTACTGGGATGGTCTCTTGGGCTGGGTGCGCAATGCCGTTGCGCAGGGCTTTATCAGCGCGGACAATGGCGAGATCCTGGCTGAGGCGCGCTCTCCGGAGGAGGTGTGCCCGAAGCTGTTGGAGTATCGGGTGAGCAATGGGCGGATGCAGCTGAACTGGGGGCAGGAGTAG
- a CDS encoding uncharacterized protein (ID:PFLUO_002455-T1.cds;~source:funannotate) — protein sequence MFRNNYDNDAVTFSPQGRIFQVEYAQEAVKQGSVVVGLVNKTHSVLVGLKRNAEELSSYQKKIIEVDSHMAVAIAGLASDARVLSNFMKQQSLSSKMTYGRPIPLDRIVTQIGDRAQTNTQHYGKRPYGVGLLVAGVDAAGPHLFEFQPSGLTHEMQACAIGARSQMARTYLERNLDKFDGCSRDELVTHGLRALKETLSQDKELTMENTSVGVVGLGTNGKMEAFKLYEGQDAVPLLEALEQADSAGAGEGESMEVDS from the exons ATGTTCCGCAACAACTACGACAATGATGCCGTCACCTT CTCTCCACAGGGCCGGATATTCCAGGTGGAGTATGCACAGGAAGCAGTGAAGCAAGGATCCGTGGTAGTTGGCCTGGTGAATAAGACGCACTCCGTGCTGGTCGGTCTGAAG CGCAACGCAGAAGAACTCTCCTCCTaccaaaagaaaatcatcgaGGTCGACTCGCACATGGCGGTGGCCATTGCCGGGCTCGCCTCGGACGCCCGCGTGCTCTCCAACTTCATGAAGCAGCAATCCCTCAGCTCGAAGATGACCTACGGCCGCCCGATCCCGCTGGACCGCATCGTGACCCAGATCGGCGACCGCGCGCAGACCAATACGCAGCACTACGGGAAACGGCCGTACGGCGTCGGACTACTGGTCGCCGGCGTGGACGCGGCCGGCCCGCACCTGTTCGAGTTCCAGCCCTCCGGTCTGACGCACGAGATGCAGGCGTGTGCGATTGGGGCGCGCTCGCAGATGGCTCGTACATATCTTGAGCGGAATCTGGACAAGTTTGATGGTTGTTCTCGTGATGAGCTGGTTACCCATGGCCTGCGGGCGCTCAAGGAGACCCTCTCCCAGGATAAGGAGCTCACGATGGAGAATACCTCTGTCGGGGTGGTGGGGTTGGGCACGAACGGGAAGATGGAGGCCTTCAAGCTGTACGAGGGCCAGGATGCGGtgccgctgctggaggcACTGGAGCAGGCGGACTCGGCTGGCGCGGGCGAGGGCGAGTCGATGGAGGTTGATTCATGA
- a CDS encoding uncharacterized protein (ID:PFLUO_002456-T1.cds;~source:funannotate): MAAGLKTIIALSFVLAIGFLLVILSSALWHKYWPLLVVAIYVIAPLPNWICSRCANPDDFMDSSSNSAMDFGRFMTGFLVLTGIALPAVLAHSGAIEIPAMIMSILGGLLIYGTIISFSMFFQEEEEF, translated from the exons ATGGCGGCTGGActcaagaccatcatcgCGCTTTCGTTC GTCCTTGCAATCGGTtttctcctcgtcatcctctcCTCCGCCCTGTGGCACAAGTACTGGCCGCTgctggtcgtcgccatctATGTGATTGCGCCCCTGCCGAACTGGATCTGCTCACGATGCGCAAACCCGGATGATTTCATGGATAGCTCGAGTAACTCGGCTATGGACTTTGGCCGGTTTATGACTGGGTTCCTGGTCTTGACGGGTATTG CACTCCCCGCCGTCCTGGCGCACAGCGGCGCAATTGAAATCCCGGCCATGATTATGTCGATCCTCGGAGGATTGCTGATTTACGGCACCATTATCAGCTTTTCGATGTTTttccaggaagaggaggaattcTGA
- a CDS encoding uncharacterized protein (ID:PFLUO_002457-T1.cds;~source:funannotate): protein MNVWSGSVALDPDLQLEGIRLVDPTSHWQSDISKEAKLSLRSFVNPALIPLHARIGPNLEFHTSNAESSQWLQSKLTSAIWLNDDELDLHRSLQCPVGLLVSVEGTMTKKSSGAVTSDLLIYGVLSGASACARPPTPPHSSPSEVNGPTPSISPHELRIYAAPLSTLLLTQVHAFPSPPPSTDEAQHQDARCAEFLPDISSPSPKRKRVASLFEVAAQHHRRVRQKGGEGVSQLMAHARPLSSSSQNLQSLRIKREPEENGPPLDRIAAHRSRSMSIGAGLHRPGSVRGARATPGVNADPQKRAPTPNPFLEHNARRGSQQIQLQSSSLSTEEKPLLSSPGSPSKDPETVIAENKSLITRTILTCMRLYGFHRASMRAASIRPALGATDPELDSPAEGIRAETPAPAVPADDDEFKAMYHATYKAAAFALRKFLKEPLSAAPGSAPAILQKEKAMICIDELLRLFCEEH from the exons ATGAACGTCTGGTCCGGATCGGTCGCCTTAGATCCCGACCTCCAGCTGGAAG GGATCCGCTTGGTCGACCCGACCTCCCACTGGCAATCCGACATTTCCAAAGAGGCCAAACTGAGTCTTCGGAGCTTCGTGAACCCTGCCTTAATCCCACTTCACGCGCGAATAGGCCCCAACCTCGAGTTTCACACGTCCAACGCGGAATCATCACAATGGCTCCAGAGCAAACTGACCAGCGCGATCTGGTTGAACGATGACGAATTGGACCTCCACCGGTCCCTCCAATGCCCTGTCGGCCTGCTGGTCAGCGTCGAGGGCACCATGACCAAGAAATCTTCCGGCGCAGTCACTTCAGACCTCTTGATCTACGGCGTGTTGTCTGGCGCATCCGCCTGTGCGCGTCCACCTACCCCACCGCACTCGTCACCATCCGAGGTGAACGGCCCTACACCTTCAATTAGTCCGCACGAGTTGAGGATCTACGCAGCTCCGCTATCTACATTACTTCTCACACAAGTGCACGCCTTcccatctccaccacccagtaCCGATGAGGCACAACATCAAGATGCCCGTTGCGCGGAGTTTCTGCCGGATATCAGCTCGCCCAGCCCGAAACGCAAGCGGGTCGCGAGTCTATTTGAGGTTGCGGCACAACACCATCGTCGAGTACGGCAGAAGGGCGGAGAGGGGGTCTCCCAGCTGATGGCACACGCGCGCCCActttcctcgtcatcacAGAACCTGCAGTCCCTCCGCATAAAGCGCGAGCCAGAAGAAAACGGGCCACCTCTGGACCGCATCGCCGCGCATAGATCCCGCTCCATGTCTATCGGGGCGGGACTGCATCGTCCCGGTAGCGTTCGAGGCGCACGAGCAACACCCGGAGTCAACGCGGATCCACAGAAACGCGCACCAACCCCGAATCCTTTCCTCGAACATAATGCCCGCCGCGGCTCGCAACAAATACAGCTACAATCCTCTTCGTTATCTACGGAAGAAAAGCCCTTGCTCTCCTCCCCTGGCTCACCGTCAAAGGACCCTGAGACTGTCATCGCCGAGAACAAGAGCCTCATCACCCGCACTATATTGACTTGCATGCGACTCTACGGCTTCCATCGTGCATCCATGCGAGCTGCCTCGATCAGACCTGCTCTGGGCGCAACAGATCCCGAACTGGACAGTCCAGCCGAGGGCATACGCGCAGAAACTCCCGCTCCAGCTGTCCCGGCAGATGACGATGAGTTCAAGGCTATGTATCATGCCACATATAAAGCGGCAGCTTTTGCACTGCGCAAATTTTTGAAGGAACCGCTGTCTGCTGCTCCAGGGTCTGCGCCAGCGATTTTGCAAAAGGAGAAGGCTATGATTTGTATCGATGAGTTACTGCGATTGTTCTGTGAGGAGCATTAA
- a CDS encoding uncharacterized protein (ID:PFLUO_002458-T1.cds;~source:funannotate) — MKLTVGRYLLALTIGTNQVRASLSQWLYTSDINKEALSLLERPEIHGIQNLYTWKSLEPQEGQYDFSAIAHDLNQTRSRGKNLWVQIQDRSFSLEYDPVPRYLHKPLYNNGSVPQCDGDDCDSNFVAGGWAAAQWNPHVRDRFQHLLKALADRFDGQVYGFNLPEVSIEVQSNNTASGYTCQSYFEGTLDNAAYLASVFNQSYAVQYVNFWPCGWANARNYMSSSFRFFADHGVGIGGPDDIPFKTTMENNAYPYMSKYRHRVPINVVAVQEPDLAAINPNTSKPFTKEEFMGFAEKELGSQILFWALSAPWLHQ; from the coding sequence ATGAAGCTCACCGTGGGCCGTTACCTCCTTGCCCTAACCATCGGCACCAACCAAGTTCGCGCATCTCTATCCCAATGGCTGTACACAAGCGACATCAACAAAGAAGCGCTCTCCCTCCTAGAACGTCCTGAAATCCACGGAATCCAAAATCTCTACACTTGGAAATCCCTCGAGCCCCAAGAAGGCCAATACGACTTCTCCGCCATAGCACACGACCTCAACCAGACCCGCTCCAGGGGCAAGAACCTCTGGGTCCAGATCCAGGATCGCAGCTTCAGTCTCGAGTACGATCCTGTCCCGCGCTATCTCCACAAGCCCCTTTACAACAACGGCAGTGTGCCCCAGTGCGATGGGGATGATTGCGATAGCAACTTCGTGGCCGGGGgttgggcggcggcgcagtGGAATCCGCACGTTCGTGATAGGTTCCAGCATCTGCTGAAAGCCTTAGCGGATAGATTCGACGGACAAGTCTACGGGTTCAACCTCCCCGAGGTATCCATCGAAGTCCAGTCCAACAACACCGCCTCGGGATATACATGCCAGAGCTATTTCGAGGGAACGCTCGACAACGCGGCCTACCTAGCCAGCGTATTCAACCAGTCCTACGCAGTGCAATACGTCAATTTCTGGCCGTGCGGTTGGGCAAACGCCCGCAACTACATGTCCTCTTCGTTCCGTTTCTTTGCCGATCAtggcgtcggcatcggcgggcCCGATGATATCCCCTTCAAGACGACTATGGAGAACAATGCCTACCCCTATATGTCTAAGTATAGGCATAGGGTGCCGATTAATGTTGTTGCCGTGCAGGAGCCCGACCTGGCGGCGATCAACCCAAACACGAGCAAGCCGTTTACCAAAGAGGAGTTCATGGGCTttgcggagaaggagttgggATCGCAGATTTTGTTCTGGGCTCTTTCTGCGCCGTGGTTGCATCAGTAA
- a CDS encoding uncharacterized protein (ID:PFLUO_002459-T1.cds;~source:funannotate): MDTNNRLFRFSKPEWLNNAAVRNAGVSVAGALFAVGFFFMIDAASFSHSPRNGSDVHVMFVDWIPFIFSSIGMLVINSIEKSRLQADSFSYSGSGVAWKARFVLFLGFSMLAGGLAGSVTVMVLKYLIKDYPIQTLYFGIANVIANALTMLSTVVLWVSQNIEDDYTYNLAL, encoded by the exons ATGGACACCAACAACCGCCTGTTCCGTTTCTCCAAGCCTGAGTGGCTGAATAACGCTGCCGTTCGTAACGCTGGCGTGAGCGTCGCCGGCGCGCTG TTCGCCgtgggcttcttcttcatgatcgATGCTGCGTCGTTCTCGCACAGCCCTCGCAATGGCTCCGACGTGCACGTCATGTTCGTCGACTGGatccccttcatcttctcctccatcgGCATGCTCGTTATCAACTCCATCGAGAAGTCCCGTCTGCAGGCCGATAGCTTCAGCTACAGCGGCAGCGGTGTTGCCTGGAAGGCCCGCTTCGTCCTGTTCCTTGGGTTTTCCATGCTGGCTGGTGGTCTTGCAGGTAGTGTG ACGGTCATGGTCCTCAAATATCTCATCAAGGATTACCCGATTCAGACGCTCTACTTCGGAATCGCCAATGTCATTGCCAATGCTTTGACCATGCTCAG CACTGTTGTGCTGTGGGTATCGCAAAATATCGAAGATGACTACACTTACAACCTTGCTCTATGA
- a CDS encoding uncharacterized protein (ID:PFLUO_002460-T1.cds;~source:funannotate), whose protein sequence is MRFQSLAVLAGASVAVADSTVTLFIPGFDVQSLEGRILGVSGTMTTYLLNCPKGEDSNSCGLPSNGYAITEGGSSLEMAYSYGPQTVSQHCKLQGSTHVDCVASMISDGSTSALTTGIDIKSMPYGGFRAIHITATETGNASPSTGATASALPAASTTALANPTNVTGTASSTSSVAATTTSPSNAAMRMVTGNVRWMVGGTVALAMAIIW, encoded by the exons ATGCGTTTCCAATCCCTCGCTGTCTTGGCTGGCGCCTCTGTCGCGGTTGCTGATAGCACGGTCACCCTTTTCATTCCAGGATTCGATGTCCAGTCACTAGAGGGCAGAATATTGGGCGTG AGCGGCACTATGACGACTTACCTTCTCAACTGTCCTAAGGGTGAGGATTCGAATTCCTGCGGTCTACCATCGAATGGCTACGCCATCACCGAGGGTGGCTCGTCTCTAGAGATGGCTTACTCCTACGGTCCCCA AACCGTCTCACAACACTGCAAGCTCCAGGGCTCAACGCACGTCGATTGCGTGGCCTCCATGATTTCAGATGGCTCGACCTCGGCGCTTACTACAGGCATTGACATCAAAAGCATGCCCTACGGCGGCTTCCGGGCTATCCATATAACTGCAACTGAGACCGGGAATGCTTCTCCCTCCACCGGTGCTACTGCCTCTGCTTTGCCCGCTGCCTCGACCACTGCTTTGGCCAATCCTACTAATGTCACGGGTACTGCTTCCTCAACCAGCAGTGTTGCCGCGACCACCACTAGTCCCTCTAACGCTGCTATGCGAATGGTCACTGGGAATGTGCGTTGGATGGTTGGAGGCACCGTCGCCTTGGCGATGGCTATTATTTGGTAG